One genomic segment of Protaetiibacter intestinalis includes these proteins:
- the guaA gene encoding glutamine-hydrolyzing GMP synthase codes for MSETAQRPVLVVDFGAQYAQLIARRVREAGVYSEIVPHTISAEELAAKNPVGIVLSGGPSSVYEEGSPDLDEGILELGVPTLGICYGFQVMAQQLGGEVAKTGAREYGSTEVRLAGGTDGGLLLAEQPIEQTAWMSHGDSVVKAPEGFDVLAASDSTPVAAFANDERKLYGVQWHPEVKHSPFGQRVLENFLHRAAGIPADWNSGNVIAEQVDRIREQVGSGRVLCALSGGVDSAVAAALVHKAVGDQLVCVFVDHGLLRAGEREQVEQDYVASTGVRLVTVDARERFLTALAGVSDPEQKRKIIGREFIRTFEAAQAELVAEFAAEGDPIRFLVQGTLYPDVVESGGGSGTANIKSHHNVGGLPEDLQFELVEPLRTLFKDEVRAIGRELGLPEAIVARHPFPGPGLGIRIVGEVTEERLETLRAADLIVRTELTAAGLDGEIWQCPVVLLADVRSVGVQGDGRTYGHPIVLRPVSSEDAMTADWTRLPYEWLARVSNRITNEVAGVNRVVLDVTSKPPGTIEWE; via the coding sequence GTGAGCGAGACCGCTCAGCGCCCCGTGCTGGTCGTCGACTTCGGCGCGCAGTACGCCCAGCTGATCGCGCGCCGCGTGCGCGAGGCGGGGGTGTACAGCGAGATCGTGCCGCACACGATCTCGGCCGAGGAGCTCGCCGCGAAGAACCCGGTGGGCATCGTGCTCTCGGGCGGGCCGTCGAGCGTCTACGAGGAGGGCTCGCCCGACCTCGACGAGGGGATCCTCGAGCTCGGGGTGCCCACCCTCGGCATCTGCTACGGCTTCCAGGTGATGGCGCAGCAGCTCGGCGGCGAGGTCGCGAAGACCGGCGCCCGCGAGTACGGCTCCACCGAGGTGCGCCTCGCGGGCGGCACCGACGGCGGCCTTCTGCTCGCCGAGCAGCCCATCGAGCAGACCGCCTGGATGAGCCACGGCGACTCGGTCGTGAAGGCGCCGGAGGGCTTCGACGTGCTCGCGGCATCCGACTCGACCCCGGTCGCGGCCTTTGCGAACGACGAGCGCAAGCTCTACGGCGTGCAGTGGCACCCGGAGGTGAAGCACTCGCCGTTCGGGCAGCGCGTGCTGGAGAACTTCCTGCACCGGGCGGCGGGCATCCCCGCCGACTGGAACTCGGGCAACGTCATCGCCGAGCAGGTGGACCGCATCCGCGAGCAGGTGGGCTCCGGTCGCGTGCTCTGTGCGCTCTCGGGCGGCGTCGACTCGGCCGTCGCGGCGGCGCTCGTGCACAAGGCGGTCGGCGACCAGCTCGTGTGCGTGTTCGTCGACCACGGCCTGCTGCGCGCGGGCGAGCGCGAGCAGGTGGAGCAGGACTACGTCGCCTCGACGGGCGTGCGGCTCGTGACGGTGGACGCGCGCGAGCGCTTCCTCACGGCGCTCGCGGGGGTGTCCGACCCGGAGCAGAAGCGCAAGATCATCGGGCGCGAGTTCATCCGCACCTTCGAGGCCGCGCAGGCGGAGCTCGTGGCCGAGTTCGCCGCCGAGGGCGACCCGATCCGCTTCCTCGTGCAGGGCACCCTGTACCCGGATGTCGTGGAGTCGGGCGGCGGTTCGGGCACCGCGAACATCAAGTCGCACCACAACGTGGGCGGCCTGCCGGAGGACCTGCAGTTCGAGCTCGTCGAACCGCTGCGCACCCTCTTCAAGGACGAGGTGCGCGCGATCGGCCGCGAGCTCGGCCTGCCGGAGGCGATCGTGGCGCGGCACCCGTTCCCGGGGCCGGGCCTCGGCATCCGGATCGTGGGCGAGGTCACCGAGGAGCGTCTCGAGACGTTGCGCGCGGCCGACCTGATCGTGCGTACCGAGCTGACCGCGGCCGGCCTCGACGGCGAGATCTGGCAGTGCCCCGTCGTGCTGCTCGCGGATGTGCGCTCGGTCGGCGTGCAGGGCGACGGCCGCACCTACGGCCACCCGATCGTGCTGCGGCCGGTCTCCTCGGAGGATGCGATGACCGCCGACTGGACGCGCCTTCCCTACGAGTGGCTCGCGCGCGTCTCGAACCGCATCACGAACGAGGTCGCGGGCGTCAACCGCGTCGTGCTCGACGTCACGTCGAAGCCCCCGGGAACCATCGAGTGGGAGTGA
- a CDS encoding DUF3817 domain-containing protein — translation MPSGPRPVDVPRLRIALKVYRVSALITGVFLLLLVVMMVFRWGFLVDIELGGPYGFLALTPKEQITGINLSTVILIVHGWLYVLYLACDFVLWRLARFSFGRFLFIALGGVVPFLSFYFEFQVPPYIAARIRATTGPEPTDAAPAAEEVSA, via the coding sequence ATGCCCTCCGGTCCCCGCCCCGTCGACGTGCCCCGACTGCGGATCGCGCTCAAGGTCTACCGCGTCTCCGCGCTGATCACGGGTGTCTTCCTGCTGCTGCTCGTGGTGATGATGGTGTTCCGCTGGGGCTTCCTCGTCGACATCGAGCTCGGCGGTCCGTACGGCTTCCTCGCGCTCACGCCGAAGGAGCAGATCACCGGCATCAACCTGTCGACCGTGATCCTCATCGTGCACGGCTGGCTCTACGTGCTGTACCTCGCGTGCGACTTCGTGCTGTGGCGCCTCGCGCGGTTCTCCTTCGGCCGGTTCCTGTTCATCGCGCTCGGCGGCGTCGTGCCGTTCCTGTCGTTCTACTTCGAGTTCCAGGTGCCGCCGTACATCGCGGCGCGCATCCGGGCCACCACCGGGCCCGAGCCCACGGATGCGGCGCCCGCCGCCGAGGAGGTGAGCGCGTGA